In Streptomyces nodosus, one DNA window encodes the following:
- a CDS encoding CRISPR-associated endonuclease Cas3'' → MTEAQGVPSVPACPDPRLWGKEHGLSQPYPVMCHLLDVAAAFTTLWDELLGERTRLRFAKQLGLHGEDCRSVLSLWAGLHDLGKITPAFQAQIPKLFDAVRDEPAYVFAPGAERDRGFRHEMATHWALTGLLTGVGYPNRRIKSSSGGSGAPLAHWVAQLLGGHHGLFGTALSVSHMRQPNRYQAGLGEDGWNEQRRVHFEQLRRVTGGCAVPTGALSADLAVVLAGLVITADWLASQTHAIVGVRPPTTWQGRTGEIDAHFERAQAAAPGLVAAARLGRARFEAGDFAEMFPFEPNPLQADVVAHLPGLVAEHGPGLVLVTAPTGDGKTEAALYAASVLGRAAGTRGVYVALPTMATADAMFGRVRTYASRALGGERALTLLHSMSWLNPLYGQSVEEVSYGEPQQPTTGISTDGVTAVEADAWLRGPKRGFLAPLSVGTIDQVLSGVLPLRYNVLRLFGLFEKVFVVDEAHAYGPWMHKLLLTLLEWLGAFRAPVALLSATLTGSTAASLVNAYRRGAGFVAPAVIAPRYPGWLYASAENGEVSLPRTTSTGRPRTLDVAVRRVAWDVLSADPGTAVSPGGRRAVLREELRPVVEEGGTALVCCTTVTEAQSTFRDLRAAFPELAARDGGVRLLHSRFPAETRQRITAECEAAYGKPQEGEPVRLREASVLVATQVVEQSLDLDFDLVVSDLAPLAQLLQRAGRGRRHRRGLGGRPAWARAENRPRLVVLDPFQRPQKADKPHSWGSVYDTSLLIRTSLLLEEHVESGIVVPNGVQELVDAVYAPDFVDGLDTAVEQELRLLDGERLASTMAETSLADMVGIKGPGDVQGNLHLISRQLEGVTEELLTTRLGADTGRVLCVYVQGDGRQTLDAVGSLPLPGADGQPLNQDAVARIVARVAPVPGKWVRNSRTSEPPAAWDKKSALRDLVVLSMTRAGDGRWNCRCGDRMIVTSEVGLEQF, encoded by the coding sequence ATGACGGAAGCTCAAGGCGTGCCCTCGGTCCCCGCGTGCCCTGACCCTCGGCTGTGGGGGAAGGAGCATGGGCTGAGCCAGCCCTACCCAGTGATGTGTCACCTGCTGGATGTGGCAGCGGCGTTCACGACGCTATGGGACGAGTTGCTGGGCGAGCGGACGCGTCTGCGTTTCGCCAAGCAGCTGGGTCTGCACGGGGAAGATTGCCGGTCGGTCTTGTCCCTCTGGGCGGGGCTGCATGACTTGGGAAAAATCACACCGGCATTCCAGGCTCAGATTCCCAAACTGTTCGACGCGGTGCGCGACGAGCCCGCGTACGTGTTCGCGCCGGGGGCGGAGCGGGACCGGGGATTTCGGCATGAGATGGCGACGCACTGGGCGCTTACCGGGCTGCTGACCGGTGTTGGGTATCCGAACCGGCGGATCAAGTCGTCGTCGGGCGGCTCCGGAGCGCCTCTGGCGCACTGGGTGGCGCAGCTTCTCGGTGGTCATCACGGCTTGTTCGGGACAGCACTGTCGGTTTCTCACATGCGCCAACCGAACCGGTACCAGGCGGGCCTCGGCGAGGACGGGTGGAATGAGCAGCGTCGCGTCCACTTCGAGCAACTGCGACGTGTGACAGGCGGCTGCGCGGTGCCGACGGGTGCTCTGTCCGCTGATCTTGCGGTGGTTCTGGCAGGGCTGGTGATCACTGCGGACTGGCTGGCGAGCCAGACGCACGCGATTGTGGGGGTGCGTCCCCCGACCACGTGGCAGGGCAGAACCGGGGAGATCGACGCGCATTTCGAGCGCGCTCAGGCTGCCGCGCCGGGGCTGGTGGCGGCGGCCCGGCTCGGACGGGCCAGGTTCGAGGCCGGGGACTTCGCTGAGATGTTCCCGTTCGAACCCAATCCGCTACAGGCGGATGTGGTGGCACATCTTCCTGGGCTGGTGGCCGAGCATGGCCCAGGCCTCGTGCTGGTGACGGCACCGACGGGGGACGGGAAGACGGAGGCCGCGCTGTATGCGGCATCCGTGCTCGGCAGGGCGGCCGGCACACGCGGTGTGTATGTGGCGTTGCCGACCATGGCGACCGCGGACGCGATGTTCGGGCGGGTCCGGACGTATGCCTCTCGTGCTCTCGGCGGCGAACGTGCGCTGACCCTGCTGCACTCCATGTCATGGCTCAATCCCCTGTACGGGCAGTCCGTGGAGGAAGTCTCGTACGGCGAACCGCAACAGCCGACGACGGGGATCAGCACTGACGGTGTGACGGCAGTGGAGGCGGACGCCTGGCTGCGCGGGCCGAAGCGCGGTTTCCTCGCCCCGCTGTCGGTGGGCACGATCGACCAGGTGCTGAGCGGCGTCCTGCCACTGCGCTACAACGTGCTGCGCCTGTTCGGCCTGTTCGAGAAGGTTTTCGTGGTCGACGAGGCCCACGCCTATGGGCCGTGGATGCACAAGCTGTTGTTGACCCTGTTGGAGTGGCTCGGCGCCTTTCGCGCCCCGGTGGCGCTGTTGTCGGCCACGCTGACCGGCAGTACCGCTGCGTCCCTGGTCAACGCCTACCGCCGTGGTGCCGGGTTCGTGGCGCCGGCCGTCATCGCACCCCGCTATCCGGGCTGGCTGTATGCGAGCGCAGAAAACGGTGAGGTGTCACTGCCGCGGACGACCAGTACCGGCCGGCCTCGCACACTGGACGTCGCCGTGCGCCGTGTGGCGTGGGACGTGCTGTCGGCGGACCCCGGGACAGCTGTGAGCCCTGGGGGGCGGCGGGCCGTGCTGAGGGAGGAGCTGCGGCCCGTGGTGGAGGAGGGAGGTACGGCGCTGGTGTGTTGTACAACGGTCACCGAAGCGCAGAGCACCTTCCGTGACCTGCGCGCCGCGTTCCCCGAGCTGGCGGCCCGGGACGGCGGGGTACGTCTCCTGCACTCCCGTTTTCCTGCCGAGACCCGGCAACGGATCACCGCGGAGTGCGAGGCCGCGTACGGGAAGCCCCAAGAGGGGGAGCCCGTGAGGCTGCGTGAGGCGTCGGTCCTGGTCGCCACGCAAGTGGTCGAGCAATCCCTCGATCTCGACTTCGACCTGGTCGTCAGCGATCTCGCGCCGCTGGCGCAGCTGCTGCAGCGTGCAGGTCGTGGCCGCCGCCACCGTAGGGGGCTGGGCGGGCGTCCGGCGTGGGCGCGGGCGGAGAACCGGCCGAGGCTGGTCGTCCTCGATCCGTTCCAGCGTCCGCAGAAGGCGGACAAGCCGCACAGCTGGGGGTCGGTTTACGACACCAGCCTGCTGATCCGTACCTCGCTCCTGCTGGAGGAGCATGTCGAAAGCGGGATCGTCGTGCCGAACGGCGTGCAGGAGCTCGTGGACGCTGTCTACGCTCCCGATTTCGTCGACGGGCTCGATACTGCCGTCGAACAGGAGTTGCGGCTGCTGGACGGTGAGCGCCTGGCATCGACCATGGCGGAGACGAGCCTGGCCGACATGGTCGGGATCAAGGGACCTGGTGACGTCCAGGGCAACCTGCACCTCATCAGCCGACAACTCGAAGGCGTCACCGAGGAACTGCTCACCACCCGGCTGGGCGCGGATACGGGCCGTGTGCTCTGCGTGTACGTCCAGGGCGACGGACGGCAAACTCTCGACGCAGTCGGTTCTCTCCCCCTGCCCGGTGCCGATGGACAGCCCTTGAACCAAGACGCCGTGGCCCGGATCGTCGCCCGTGTGGCACCAGTCCCCGGCAAGTGGGTCAGAAACAGCCGGACAAGCGAGCCCCCTGCCGCCTGGGATAAGAAGTCCGCGCTTCGGGATCTGGTGGTGCTGTCGATGACCAGGGCTGGCGACGGCCGGTGGAACTGTCGCTGCGGTGATCGGATGATCGTCACATCTGAGGTCGGTCTTGAGCAATTTTGA
- the casA gene encoding type I-E CRISPR-associated protein Cse1/CasA, with protein sequence MPATVNILYEPLFPVSWSPVAEHHADGPSARVGLLDLLLRSHEIEGLAVPDAPAHSALLRILYALTARVTGLDEALEGPDDWQLLRDEVLADGCLPWKGIERYFARHRERFFLFDPEPGGRPWMQDPRLSDQCDPTSTAGVNKLVVTRPSGNNHSWFRHVRDASPDASTASEAVLNLLTWHYYGPSGRCSSRTVNGVTTASAKAGPLRTSLSYHPEGDTLFETLLAGLVPPTRDVAAERDLCPWEWDDLPDPDGPPPVLTGPCSRLTAGSMHALLLVPEEDGEGVRDAYITWAYRTGRQTRPDDDYLIWQISKQGNAYPRPADSGRALWRDLDALLLIDPPGVAQPRRPTVFEWAVEVSAELRVHALGFEQDGQAKDTQFVDAVTPPVLGFVEKRSARTQPAVGRLRALGERFGSRLDRALRRAWRTYVNDPKDSAHAWAQEGAGRYWPAAEREFWDRFGLLDRTGTALDGGLDATAARTAFLRLAVRAFDDVTASAARTQRGAKAVEEARIELFGDRRSKPVRPDAA encoded by the coding sequence ATGCCCGCCACCGTGAACATCCTCTATGAACCGCTGTTTCCCGTGAGCTGGTCACCGGTGGCTGAGCACCACGCCGACGGCCCGTCAGCCCGTGTGGGCCTGCTCGACCTGCTACTGCGCAGTCACGAGATCGAGGGCCTCGCCGTCCCGGACGCACCCGCGCATTCCGCTCTGCTTCGCATCCTGTACGCGCTGACCGCACGGGTGACCGGCCTGGACGAGGCGCTGGAGGGCCCCGACGACTGGCAGTTGCTGCGTGATGAGGTTCTGGCAGACGGCTGTCTTCCCTGGAAGGGCATCGAGCGCTATTTCGCCCGCCACCGGGAGCGCTTCTTCCTGTTCGATCCGGAACCGGGCGGCCGGCCCTGGATGCAGGATCCACGATTGAGCGACCAGTGCGACCCGACCAGCACGGCCGGGGTGAACAAGCTGGTGGTGACGCGGCCCTCGGGCAACAACCACTCCTGGTTCAGGCACGTCCGCGACGCTTCCCCCGATGCGTCGACGGCGTCGGAGGCCGTTCTCAACCTGTTGACATGGCACTACTACGGGCCGTCGGGCCGTTGCTCGTCCCGCACGGTGAACGGCGTCACCACTGCCAGCGCCAAGGCCGGACCCCTGCGTACCAGTCTCTCGTATCACCCGGAGGGGGACACGCTCTTCGAAACCCTGCTGGCCGGCCTCGTCCCGCCGACGCGTGACGTGGCCGCGGAGCGCGACCTGTGTCCGTGGGAGTGGGACGACCTGCCCGACCCTGATGGACCCCCGCCCGTCCTGACGGGCCCGTGCTCGCGGCTGACGGCCGGTTCCATGCACGCCCTGTTGCTCGTCCCCGAGGAGGACGGCGAGGGGGTACGGGACGCTTACATCACCTGGGCCTACCGCACCGGGCGTCAGACCCGGCCGGACGACGACTATCTGATCTGGCAGATCAGCAAGCAGGGCAACGCCTACCCTCGGCCCGCCGACTCCGGCCGGGCGCTGTGGCGGGACCTGGACGCACTGCTGCTGATCGATCCGCCCGGCGTCGCGCAGCCACGGCGACCCACCGTCTTCGAGTGGGCCGTCGAGGTCTCGGCCGAACTGCGGGTTCACGCCTTGGGCTTCGAGCAGGACGGGCAGGCCAAGGACACCCAGTTCGTGGACGCTGTCACGCCGCCTGTGCTCGGCTTCGTGGAAAAGCGCTCGGCTCGCACTCAGCCCGCCGTGGGACGCCTGCGGGCGCTGGGAGAGCGGTTCGGCAGCCGACTGGACCGGGCTCTGCGCCGGGCCTGGCGGACCTATGTGAATGATCCGAAGGACAGCGCGCACGCCTGGGCCCAGGAGGGAGCCGGCCGGTACTGGCCCGCCGCCGAACGAGAGTTCTGGGATCGGTTCGGCCTGCTGGACCGGACAGGGACCGCGCTCGACGGCGGCCTCGACGCTACGGCAGCCCGGACGGCGTTCCTCCGGCTGGCCGTGCGCGCCTTCGACGACGTCACGGCCTCAGCCGCCCGTACCCAGCGGGGCGCGAAAGCGGTGGAGGAAGCCCGCATAGAACTGTTCGGCGACCGCCGTAGCAAGCCCGTCCGCCCCGACGCCGCATAA
- the casB gene encoding type I-E CRISPR-associated protein Cse2/CasB — protein sequence MTTVSHPTATVPAQRSAGTTARLADYQKFTAAVLRTCESDPGARAALRSGVGKNLDAVPRMHRIIAHLVPANAGAATERAYYAVAAMIAEQARRRGTTNETADDTCSEAVEPSGEETPAKAPTPTGKNDDGVREYGTSLGASFALAVVDSPGRERQMRRGTAESRLNILCKQGTTGLHRHLPASVRYLRSLDVLVDWARLLQDLDDWHRRSGHVTRRWLQDFYRRCQEDARREANRNDTHKPTDATDA from the coding sequence GTGACCACCGTTTCACACCCGACCGCGACCGTCCCCGCCCAGCGGTCCGCTGGTACCACCGCCCGGCTCGCCGACTACCAGAAGTTCACGGCTGCGGTTCTGCGCACGTGCGAGAGCGACCCGGGTGCCCGCGCCGCTCTGCGCTCCGGCGTGGGCAAGAACCTCGATGCGGTACCGCGCATGCACCGCATCATCGCCCACCTTGTCCCGGCGAACGCCGGTGCGGCTACGGAGAGGGCGTACTACGCCGTCGCAGCCATGATCGCCGAACAGGCCCGCAGAAGGGGCACCACCAACGAAACGGCCGACGATACCTGCAGCGAAGCTGTCGAGCCCAGCGGCGAGGAGACCCCGGCAAAAGCGCCGACGCCCACCGGGAAGAACGACGACGGCGTACGAGAGTACGGCACGAGCCTCGGAGCTTCCTTCGCCCTGGCCGTAGTCGACAGTCCCGGACGGGAACGCCAGATGCGGCGCGGCACGGCGGAGAGCCGTCTGAACATCCTCTGCAAGCAGGGCACCACGGGCCTGCATCGACACCTCCCCGCCTCCGTTCGCTACCTGCGGTCCCTGGACGTTCTCGTCGACTGGGCGCGGCTCCTCCAGGACCTCGACGACTGGCACCGGCGCTCCGGACACGTCACGCGCCGCTGGCTGCAGGACTTCTATCGCCGCTGCCAGGAGGATGCCCGCCGCGAAGCAAACAGGAACGACACCCACAAGCCGACGGACGCCACTGACGCCTGA
- the cas7e gene encoding type I-E CRISPR-associated protein Cas7/Cse4/CasC has protein sequence MTAKPSARFLCAHVLQTVPFANLNRDDTNSVKTVQYGGVLRTRVSSQCWKRAVRTDFQQRIGQTALRTRRIGERVSRLLTEERGWPEDLAARAGAHLAVASGIKFELEEKEKQVQVNKVIGNALVYVPQTAVDELADLAEEHRADLEKAKDIKKSNDKSILPKDRVTAVLRTRNGVISVFGRMLAEVDNAGVDGAVQVAHVMTTHATDIEIDYFSAVDDVTDDWNDSTGSGHMGHAEFSAGTFYRYATIDLEELADNLGADTKAARELAEAFLHSFVTSLPQAKKNSTAPNTVPDLIHLTVRADRPLSLAAAFEKPVQMAQDGGYAAASRDALAQYADAVNTFMGDDGILLAGWTGLDAKDHTGLGDRHTALNALVTAAIETAFVVGDSGAAE, from the coding sequence ATGACCGCGAAGCCTTCCGCCCGTTTCCTCTGCGCCCACGTTCTGCAGACCGTGCCGTTCGCCAACCTCAACCGCGACGACACCAACTCCGTCAAGACCGTCCAGTACGGAGGCGTCCTACGCACCCGTGTCTCCAGCCAGTGCTGGAAGCGAGCGGTGCGGACCGACTTCCAGCAGCGCATCGGGCAGACCGCGCTGCGCACCCGACGGATCGGCGAGCGTGTTTCCCGCCTGCTGACCGAAGAACGCGGCTGGCCCGAGGACCTGGCCGCCAGGGCCGGCGCGCACTTGGCCGTCGCCAGCGGGATCAAGTTCGAACTGGAGGAGAAGGAGAAGCAGGTCCAGGTCAACAAGGTCATCGGCAACGCGCTGGTGTATGTGCCGCAGACCGCTGTCGACGAACTCGCCGACCTGGCAGAGGAGCACCGGGCGGATCTGGAGAAGGCCAAGGACATCAAGAAGTCCAACGACAAGAGCATCCTGCCCAAGGATCGGGTGACCGCCGTCCTGCGGACCCGCAACGGCGTGATCAGCGTCTTCGGAAGGATGCTCGCCGAGGTCGACAACGCGGGCGTCGACGGTGCCGTCCAGGTCGCCCACGTCATGACCACCCACGCCACCGACATCGAAATCGACTATTTCTCCGCCGTCGACGACGTCACCGACGACTGGAACGACTCGACCGGCAGCGGCCACATGGGCCACGCCGAGTTCAGCGCCGGCACGTTCTACCGCTACGCCACCATCGACCTGGAAGAACTCGCCGACAACCTCGGCGCGGACACGAAGGCGGCTCGGGAACTGGCCGAAGCCTTCCTCCACTCCTTCGTCACGTCACTGCCACAGGCCAAGAAGAACTCCACCGCCCCCAACACCGTGCCGGACCTCATCCATCTCACCGTCCGCGCCGACCGGCCGCTCTCCCTCGCCGCGGCCTTCGAGAAGCCCGTCCAGATGGCCCAGGACGGCGGATATGCCGCCGCCTCCCGCGACGCTCTCGCCCAGTACGCGGACGCCGTAAACACGTTCATGGGCGATGACGGCATTCTGCTGGCCGGCTGGACCGGCCTGGACGCAAAGGACCACACCGGCCTCGGTGACCGTCATACCGCCCTCAACGCCCTGGTCACCGCCGCCATCGAGACGGCGTTCGTCGTCGGCGACTCCGGGGCCGCCGAGTGA
- the cas5e gene encoding type I-E CRISPR-associated protein Cas5/CasD: protein MNAEPAAAAPGLLLHCSGPLQSWGHHSHFNQRDTAAFPTRSGIIGLLAAALGHSRTEPIDGLAHLRITVRVDRPGVVLRDLHTVGGGLPPSGTVTTAQGKKRSGDTTTLLSHRHYLADAAFTVALTPSPDTPAHVGLLQECAEALRAPRWPLYLGRRACPPTGPLLLSFFDDALHHLVRLPVAATAPRPGGPTRVVEFLADQPLDRLPLPADTAASDPAEAAHPTARINDQPTTFHPRLRTYQARPLYRRTFTPPSGQWGGLGTDYLTSLAAYLEQALPTGEGSRR, encoded by the coding sequence GTGAACGCCGAGCCCGCCGCCGCAGCCCCCGGGCTGCTGCTCCACTGCAGCGGCCCGTTGCAGTCCTGGGGCCACCACAGTCACTTCAATCAGCGTGACACCGCAGCGTTCCCGACCCGCTCCGGCATCATCGGCCTCCTTGCCGCGGCCCTGGGCCACAGCCGGACCGAGCCGATCGACGGTCTCGCCCACCTGCGGATCACCGTCCGCGTGGACCGCCCGGGCGTTGTCCTGCGCGACCTGCACACCGTCGGCGGCGGCCTGCCGCCCTCCGGGACCGTGACCACGGCCCAGGGCAAAAAACGCTCCGGAGACACCACCACTCTGCTCTCCCACCGCCACTACCTCGCCGACGCCGCGTTCACCGTCGCCCTCACGCCCTCGCCGGACACCCCCGCACATGTCGGCCTCCTCCAGGAGTGCGCAGAAGCCTTACGTGCTCCGCGTTGGCCGCTCTACCTCGGCCGACGCGCCTGTCCCCCGACCGGCCCCCTGCTGCTGAGCTTCTTCGACGACGCCCTCCACCACCTGGTACGGCTCCCTGTCGCCGCCACCGCCCCCCGCCCCGGCGGCCCCACCCGTGTTGTGGAGTTCCTGGCCGACCAGCCGCTCGACAGGCTCCCCCTGCCTGCCGACACCGCCGCCTCCGACCCGGCCGAGGCGGCCCACCCGACAGCACGCATCAACGATCAGCCCACCACTTTCCACCCACGTCTGCGCACCTATCAGGCACGGCCCCTGTACCGGCGCACCTTCACCCCGCCCTCCGGACAGTGGGGCGGACTCGGCACCGACTACCTCACCAGCCTGGCCGCCTACCTGGAACAGGCCCTGCCCACCGGCGAAGGGAGCAGGCGATGA
- the cas6e gene encoding type I-E CRISPR-associated protein Cas6/Cse3/CasE gives MSALWLTRIVPHPASRDARRDLADAVALHRRLMSLFPDGAGDDPRATLGVLHRTDDAPTGPSVLLQSRHQPDLGRLPEHYGQAVTRTLDPLLSALRSGAHINFRCTASPVRKPGATTRALYNLPAVVPLHGAHAEQWWLRQADTAGLKVLTLHAQPLDSATGVRGKRGSGDQQRVRHARTRFDGTAVIIDSDLLRTKIAEGIGRGKAYGCGLLTIAPSHGGAV, from the coding sequence ATGAGCGCCCTCTGGCTGACCCGCATCGTCCCTCATCCCGCCTCTCGCGACGCGCGCCGTGACCTGGCAGACGCCGTCGCGCTCCATCGGCGGCTGATGTCGCTCTTCCCCGACGGCGCCGGAGACGACCCTCGCGCCACCCTCGGCGTCCTCCACCGCACCGACGACGCCCCTACCGGTCCCAGCGTTCTTCTGCAGTCCCGTCACCAGCCCGATCTTGGCCGCCTGCCTGAGCACTACGGCCAGGCCGTCACCCGCACGCTCGACCCCCTCCTATCCGCACTGCGCTCCGGAGCACACATCAACTTCCGCTGCACCGCCAGCCCGGTGCGCAAGCCCGGCGCCACCACCCGTGCCCTGTACAACCTCCCGGCTGTCGTCCCGCTCCACGGCGCCCACGCCGAGCAGTGGTGGCTGAGGCAGGCGGACACCGCCGGGCTGAAGGTCCTGACCCTGCATGCCCAGCCCCTCGACAGCGCCACCGGAGTCCGTGGCAAGCGCGGCAGCGGGGACCAGCAGCGCGTCCGCCATGCCCGCACACGCTTCGACGGCACCGCCGTCATCATCGACTCCGACCTGCTCCGCACGAAGATCGCTGAAGGTATCGGGCGGGGCAAGGCCTACGGCTGCGGCCTGCTGACCATCGCGCCCTCCCACGGCGGCGCAGTATGA
- the cas1e gene encoding type I-E CRISPR-associated endonuclease Cas1e yields the protein MKAPSGIDARRRLAAPTVAMLPRVTDSLSFLYLDVVRVLQDDTGVCAEVTSERHGRQTVYLPTAALSCVLLGPGTSITARALATLARHGTTVLVTGSGGVRCYAGAQPDSLSTTWLERQVRAWADDSLRLVVATAMYEKRFGGGTVPPGTTLEQLRGMEGQRVKAQYRILAQQYKIGRFRRAYDPAQWHGQDPVNLALSSANTCLYGIVHAAVLALGCSPALGFVHSGNQQALVYDIADLYKAELTIPLAFSLHAATNPEAEARRSFREGLRLFRLLPRIVHDLQDLLDPSGDREVPDPEEQLVDLWDPVAGSLPGGANHGTGS from the coding sequence ATGAAGGCGCCCTCGGGCATCGACGCCCGCCGACGGCTCGCAGCCCCCACCGTGGCCATGCTGCCCCGCGTCACCGACTCCCTGTCCTTCCTCTATCTGGACGTCGTCCGCGTCCTCCAGGACGACACCGGAGTCTGCGCCGAGGTGACCAGCGAACGACACGGCAGGCAAACCGTGTACCTGCCCACTGCCGCGCTCAGTTGCGTCCTCCTCGGTCCAGGAACATCCATCACGGCGCGAGCGCTTGCCACCCTGGCCCGGCACGGCACCACGGTCCTGGTCACCGGGTCCGGCGGCGTCCGCTGCTATGCCGGAGCCCAGCCGGACTCCCTGAGCACCACCTGGCTCGAACGTCAGGTCCGCGCCTGGGCCGACGACAGCCTTCGCCTCGTGGTGGCCACCGCTATGTACGAAAAACGCTTCGGCGGCGGCACCGTCCCGCCTGGCACCACGCTGGAACAACTACGCGGCATGGAAGGTCAACGCGTCAAAGCCCAGTACCGGATCCTCGCCCAGCAGTACAAAATCGGCCGCTTCCGCCGCGCCTATGACCCCGCGCAATGGCACGGCCAAGACCCCGTCAACCTCGCCCTGTCCTCAGCCAACACCTGCCTGTACGGCATCGTCCACGCCGCCGTCCTCGCCCTCGGATGCTCTCCCGCCCTGGGCTTCGTCCACAGCGGCAACCAGCAGGCCCTCGTCTACGACATCGCCGACCTCTACAAGGCCGAACTCACCATCCCCCTGGCCTTCTCCCTCCACGCCGCCACCAACCCCGAAGCGGAAGCCCGCCGCTCCTTCCGTGAGGGTCTGCGCCTCTTCCGGCTCCTGCCACGCATCGTCCACGACCTCCAGGATCTGCTCGACCCCAGCGGCGACAGAGAGGTCCCCGATCCCGAGGAACAACTGGTCGACCTGTGGGACCCGGTAGCCGGGTCTCTCCCCGGCGGGGCCAACCATGGAACCGGATCATGA
- the cas2e gene encoding type I-E CRISPR-associated endoribonuclease Cas2e translates to MASMIVLAASAVPDHLRGALTRWLLEVTPELYIGTVSARVRDELWESVTACADSGTAVLAYPSDNEQGFELRTAGDQRRVPVDFDGLTLVSFTRDSKEMANLL, encoded by the coding sequence GTGGCCTCGATGATCGTCCTCGCAGCCTCCGCCGTCCCCGACCACCTACGCGGTGCCCTCACCCGCTGGCTCCTCGAAGTCACACCCGAGCTGTACATCGGCACGGTCTCCGCTCGCGTTCGCGACGAACTCTGGGAATCCGTCACCGCCTGCGCCGACAGCGGCACCGCCGTTCTGGCCTATCCCAGCGACAACGAACAGGGCTTCGAACTTCGCACTGCCGGCGACCAACGCCGCGTCCCGGTCGATTTCGACGGACTGACACTCGTATCATTCACACGAGATAGCAAAGAGATGGCAAACCTGCTTTAG
- a CDS encoding amidohydrolase family protein, producing MSDHAVLHVKGRMLVGPQEVRDELWVVGGRISYDRPAGAQDVRTVEGWALPGLVDAHCHVGLDAHGPVPADVSEKQALTDRDAGTLLIRDAGSPSDTRWIDDREDLPKIIRAGRHIARTRRYIRNYAWEVEPEDLVAYVAQEARRGDGWVKLVGDWIDREAGDLTACWPRGAVEAAIAEAHRLGARVTAHCFAEDSLRDLVEAGIDCVEHATGLTEETIPLFAERGVAIVPTLVNIATFPRLADGGETKFPRWSAHMRRLHEGRYDTVRAAYDAGIPVYVGTDAGGSLPHGLVAAEVEELVTAGIPPLQALSATTWSAHRWLGRPGLEEGAPADLVVYDEDPRTDVRVLAAPRRVVLNGRVVG from the coding sequence ATGAGCGATCACGCGGTGCTGCACGTGAAGGGACGGATGCTCGTCGGGCCGCAGGAGGTCCGCGACGAGCTGTGGGTCGTCGGCGGCCGGATCTCCTACGACCGGCCCGCCGGCGCCCAGGACGTCCGTACCGTCGAGGGCTGGGCGCTCCCGGGGCTGGTCGACGCGCACTGCCATGTCGGTCTGGACGCCCACGGCCCGGTACCCGCGGACGTCTCCGAGAAGCAGGCGCTCACCGACCGGGACGCCGGCACCCTGCTGATCCGCGACGCGGGTTCCCCCTCCGACACCCGCTGGATCGACGACCGCGAGGACCTCCCGAAGATCATCCGGGCCGGCCGGCACATCGCCCGCACCCGCCGCTACATCCGCAACTACGCCTGGGAGGTCGAACCCGAGGACCTGGTCGCCTATGTCGCCCAGGAGGCCCGGCGCGGCGACGGCTGGGTCAAGCTGGTCGGCGACTGGATCGACCGGGAGGCCGGGGACCTGACCGCCTGCTGGCCGCGCGGCGCGGTGGAGGCCGCGATCGCCGAGGCGCACCGGCTGGGCGCCCGGGTCACCGCGCACTGCTTCGCCGAGGACTCGCTGCGGGACCTGGTCGAGGCCGGCATCGACTGCGTCGAGCACGCCACCGGGCTGACCGAGGAGACGATTCCGCTGTTCGCGGAGCGGGGCGTCGCGATCGTCCCCACCCTGGTCAACATCGCGACCTTCCCCCGCCTCGCGGACGGCGGCGAGACCAAGTTCCCGCGCTGGTCGGCCCATATGCGACGACTCCACGAAGGCCGCTACGACACCGTGCGCGCCGCCTATGACGCCGGGATCCCGGTGTATGTGGGGACGGACGCCGGGGGCTCGCTCCCTCACGGCCTGGTGGCGGCTGAGGTCGAGGAACTGGTGACGGCCGGCATCCCGCCCCTCCAGGCCCTCTCGGCGACCACCTGGTCCGCCCACCGCTGGCTGGGCCGCCCCGGCCTGGAGGAGGGCGCCCCGGCCGACCTCGTGGTCTACGACGAGGACCCCCGCACCGACGTACGCGTCCTGGCGGCCCCGCGACGGGTGGTGCTGAATGGGCGGGTGGTCGGCTGA